The following coding sequences lie in one Alosa alosa isolate M-15738 ecotype Scorff River chromosome 21, AALO_Geno_1.1, whole genome shotgun sequence genomic window:
- the LOC125286558 gene encoding rab11 family-interacting protein 1, with protein MPLISLDDDDQRWVPTHVNVTVLRARGLRTKGKHGSRYVYTIIQLGKEKYTTGLVEKAAEPEWNEECTFELLPGLLELAGTSAYPPGSSNLVLTVMHRVLIGLDVFLGQTIVPLDKVFQDGMCPRNEWFKLHSKVGRPEKERGDLQVTVQFTRNNLTASMYDLSVKDKRRSAFGKLKDRVTGKKRDVESSSAIVPGRYAALSGSAGQPFGEGQQAEDEQPEEPPVEERERRGSKVKDFFGKLRKSSDTRSCSSLASDSSLASSVGEPFCPPVELSSTPIYSSRVVTDTFRGDTEAGGKVFTPHDPKVMTHKRAYSDEASKITTTPSTSAVPRPCPAVETLKGQSMALSKSSLCINGSHVYGSEPASPKVGPNPGGALPAKRALLEKCSPLSRSLQNLTRRTDDPQRAALAASDGRRWSFDKTKKEDVEQATGQGATPADECSSQAAAAAATGVSAAGASAEMSDKGKKLRRTLFSSGRSDSLPAKADHGPASAAHEGRLRGWFGSGESQNKPSLEVSPKVENSPDTPSPLHPPLHDQPQPQSQHSPPTHPTPVPPSPANGCHANPFTPSPPTSIPISPSNPFLSRLQTNPFFEELLAEEALKSPPVAGGGYTGSPASQYAAHFPSPAHRSGTLRERTSIKRERPRSMARQRSLPVLLPGSSGPPPTASSLPNSATNRSLSENISTEWDESFDAFAASRLKSPNGTTPSARNSTTRRQTSNASMLGDHVTHPLLGSGGQEGLSQATDVPPLPPGRPLGAPSRERGSESWLERAEELALEREASFMLQTELASRQHARQRRHKRKTKSWALGDALPAESSLLDLYADPAHHHLNMCLTSAITEVAESSDMNNRILTSDEHGWKVDLSDRVSPDAQERRNMERKNNALNSSHFDISKDVLNMALGFATENILDKNPLYDDDNPLTSPAFINSGNNDSEKSQEKFTHTDMEPLGKSLCELSLRPDCTADHSDKPKVTNGVSSFVGSPPDPNKNIDSSDFAFVDSDSSPSEMTINTFEIYDQNANKMLTTYQMFSAVHSSGNPASAQESTAMNSDFKQSELEMLSSTMASFSVCETKQESEHFVLKADSLGNEQRDRSPHYQSPCEEKGGCETHGNASFKEEIRLDFGDERHTSFNCEQPQYPLNPKKQAVGNAIGAEMRGEELTSTPTNCIKNLSLLGFPTRDNDSFTDFLCNKGGCVAGELSPRELQQENNNQRPTQHSDQQSALFDWSVTYNTRSEVDPTGVVADALDGGSHTDGEPQPGDLENSEGIHHTHESELSDLENSQEMSFADLHARVAPSPSHSLRPTGSPPHDAASPSSHPTPVSNATNAKPNPDSHPDPNAPPQNGQPKTGGAHNLAPLTSCSFCSSSSSSSTSTTATVSSCSSCTVQPMVDARHNVTPGETQPASGLLPHPESSPHPVKPLTTSAAPAGDRKSEGRSVLEKLKSTIHPGRAAQPTAAEVAEREARLSEARAQYQNLTNMELISLLLQQEVEVERQREEAELQGALLEKRDAELKKMKVQVRDLEDYIDKLLVRIMEQTPTLLQKTPVKPNS; from the exons ATGCCTTTGATAAGCCTGGACGACGACGACCAGAGATGGGTTCCCACGCATGTAAATGTGACTGTCCTTCGGGCAAGGGGACTAAGAACGAAGGGCAAGCACGGCAGCCGCTATGTGTACACCATCATTCAGCTGGGAAAAGAGAAATACACCACCGGTTTGGTGGAGAAGGCAGCGGAACCGGAGTGGAATGAAGAATGTACTTTCGAACTTCTGCCCGGGTTATTGGAGTTGGCTGGAACGAGCGCCTATCCCCCGGGGAGCAGCAACTTGGTCCTCACAGTGATGCATCGAGTGCTAATCGGACTTGACGTGTTCCTTGGTCAAACTATTGTCCCTCTGGACAAGGTCTTTCAAGATGGAATGTGTCCGAGAAATGA ATGGTTTAAGCTCCACTCGAAGGTCGGCAGGCCAGAGAAAGAGCGCGGGGACTTACAGGTGACAGTCCAGTTCACCCGTAACAACCTGACAGCCAGCATGTACGACCTGTCCGTCAAGGACAAGCGCCGCTCAGCTTTCGGCAAGCTCAAGGACCGGGTCACGGGCAAGAAGCGTGACGTGGAGTCCTCCTCGGCCATCGTGCCCGGCCGCTACGCCGCCCTCTCGGGGTCCGCTGGCCAGCCATTCGGCGAGGGGCAGCAGGCGGAGGACGAGCAACCGGAGGAGCCCccagtggaggagagggagcgcAGGGGCAGCAAGGTCAAGGACTTCTTCGGGAAGCTGCGCAAGTCCTCGGACACGAGGTCCTGCTCGTCCTTGGCCTCGGACAGCAGCCTGGCGTCATCGGTAGGAGAGCCGTTCTGCCCTCCAGTGGAGCTCTCCAGCACCCCCATCTACAGCAGCAGAGTGGTGACCGACACCTTCCGCGGAGACACAGAGGCAGGAGGAAAAG TGTTCACGCCTCATGACCCTAAGGTGATGACCCACAAGCGTGCGTACAGCGACGAGGCCAGCAAAATCACCACCACCCCTTCCACCTCCGCTGTCCCACGGCCCTGCCCCGCCGTGGAGACCCTCAAGGGCCAGAGCATGGCGCTGTCCAAGTCCTCGCTGTGCATCAACGGCAGCCACGTGTACGGCTCGGAGCCGGCCAGCCCCAAGGTCGGCCCGAACCCGGGCGGAGCGCTGCCGGCCAAACGGGCGCTGCTGGAGAAGTGCTCGCCGCTGTCGCGCTCGCTACAGAACCTCACGCGCCGCACCGATGACCCCCAAAGGGCTGCCCTGGCCGCAAGCGACGGCCGGCGCTGGTCATTCGACAAAACCAAGAAGGAGGACGTGGAGCAGGCCACCGGCCAGGGCGCGACGCCTGCGGACGAGTGCTCTTCTCAGGCTGCCGCAGCGGCAGCAACAGGAGTCAGTGCGGCGGGGGCTTCGGCTGAAATGTCAGACAAAGGGAAGAAGCTGAGGAGGACTCTGTTCTCAAGTGGGAGGAGTGACTCGCTGCCGGCCAAGGCGGACCACGGCCCGGCCAGCGCGGCTCACGAAGGTCGACTCAGGGGCTGGTTTGGCTCCGGTGAGTCCCAAAACAAGCCAAG CCTGGAAGTCTCTCCTAAGGTAGAGAACAGCCCAGATACCCCCTCACCCCTCCACCCACCTCTCCATGAtcagccccagccccagtccCAGCACTCCCCTCCCACCCATCCCACCCCCGTTCCCCCGTCCCCCGCCAATGGCTGTCACGCTAACCCCTTCACCCCATCGCCCCCCACCTCCATCCCCATCTCCCCGTCCAACCCCTTCCTCTCGCGCCTGCAGACCAACCCCTTTTTCGAGGAGCTCTTAGCCGAGGAGGCTCTGAAGTCTCCGCCGGTTGCCGGTGGCGGCTACACCGGCTCGCCTGCCTCCCAGTACGCGGCCCACTTCCCTAGCCCTGCCCATCGCAGTGGCACTCTGCGGGAGAGGACCAGCATTAAGAGGGAGAGGCCCAGGAGCATGGCCAGGCAGAGGTCTCTCCCGGTGCTGCTGCCCGGAAGCTCGGGGCCGCCGCCAACGGCGAGTAGCCTGCCCAACTCGGCCACCAACCGCTCGCTTTCAGAGAACATCAGCACCGAATGGGATGAGTCGTTTGATGCCTTTGCCGCGAGCCGGCTGAAGTCACCAAATGGCACAACACCCTCTGCACGGAATTCAACAACAAGAAGGCAGACCTCAAATGCGTCGATGTTGGGTGACCACGTCACTCACCCTCTCCTTGGCAGTGGTGGTCAAGAAGGACTCTCGCAGGCGACAGATGTCCCCCCTCTGCCCCCTGGTCGACCCCTCGGAGCGCCgtccagagagagaggctcAGAGAGTTGGCTGGAAAGGGCCGAAGAGCTGGCCTTGGAGAGGGAGGCTAGTTTCATGCTTCAAACAGAACTGGCCTCTCGTCAACACGCGCGACAACGAAGACACAAGAGAAAGACCAAAAGTTGGGCTCTTGGCGACGCACTCCCTGCAGAAAGTTCACTCTTGGATTTGTATGCCGATCCAGCACACCACCATTTGAATATGTGTCTCACGTCAGCAATAACAGAGGTCGCGGAGTCCAGTGACATGAACAACAGAATACTAACAAGCGACGAGCATGGCTGGAAGGTGGACTTATCGGATAGGGTCAGCCCAGATGCGCAAGAAAGACGCAAtatggagagaaagaacaacGCGCTTAATTCTTCTCATTTTGACATTAGCAAAGACGTCCTGAACATGGCCCTGGGCTTTGCAACAGAAAATATTTTAGACAAGAACCCTCTTTATGATGATGATAACCCTCTAACATCTCCAGCCTTCATCAACAGTGGCAACAATGATAGTGAAAAATCACAAGAGAAATTTACCCATACAGACATGGAGCCTTTAGGTAAGAGTCTTTGTGAACTTAGCCTGAGGCCTGACTGCACAGCCGACCACTCAGACAAGCCCAAGGTGACCAATGGTGTAAGCTCTTTTGTGGGTTCACCCCCAGATCCAAACAAAAACATAGACAGTTCCGACTTTGCATTTGTGGACTCGGACAGTTCTCCATCTGAGATGACTATTAACACTTTCGAGATTTACGATCAGAACGCCAACAAGATGTTGACCACTTATCAGATGTTCTCTGCTGTCCATTCATCAGGGAACCCCGCGTCTGCCCAAGAGTCTACAGCAATGAACTCTGACTTCAAACAATCTGAATTGGAGATGCTTTCCAGTACAATGGCGTCTTTTTCAGTGTGTGAAACAAAGCAAGAGTCTGAACACTTTGTCCTCAAAGCTGACTCATTGGGTAATGAGCAGAGGGATCGTTCACCTCATTATCAATCCCCCTGTGAGGAGAAAGGAGGTTGCGAGACCCACGGGAATGCTTCATTTAAAGAGGAAATTAGACTCGACTTTGGAGACGAGAGACACACATCCTTTAACTGTGAACAGCCACAGTACCCTTTGAATCCCAAAAAACAGGCAGTTGGAAATGCCATTGGTGCAGAGATGAGAGGGGAAGAGTTGACGTCCACCCCAACAAACTGTATCAAGAACTTATCCCTGCTGGGTTTTCCAACCAGGGACAATGATTCATTCACAGATTTTCTATGCAACAAAGGTGGCTGTGTTGCTGGTGAGCTCTCTCCTCGAGAACTGCAACAGGAAAATAACAATCAAAGACCAACTCAACACTCGGACCAACAAAGCGCACTGTTTGACTGGTCAGTCACATATAACACTAGGTCAGAGGTAGACCCCACAGGTGTGGTGGCTGACGCCCTCGATGGAGGTAGCCATACTGATGGAGAACCCCAACCTGGAGATTTGGAGAATAGTGAGGGCATCCACCACACTCATGAATCAGAGTTGTCCGACTTGGAGAACTCCCAGGAGATGAGTTTTGCGGACTTGCACGCCAGGGTGGCCCCGAGCCCCTCACACTCCCTCCGGCCCACAGGGTCCCCTCCGCATGACGCCGCTTCCCCCTCCTCCCATCCCACTCCAGTCTCTAACGCCACTAACGCCAAACCCAACCCTGACTCCCACCCTGACCCCAACGCACCTCCCCAAAATGGCCAACCCAAAACCGGAGGCGCCCACAATCTGGCCCCCCTCACCTCCTGCtccttctgctcctcctcctcctcctcctccacctccacaaccGCTACCGTTTCCTCCTGTTCCTCCTGCACTGTCCAGCCCATGGTTGACGCACGGCACAATGTTACACCAGGGGAGACACAGCCAGCTAGCGGCCTCCTGCCCCATCCGGAGAGCAG TCCCCACCCGGTGAAGCCCCTGACCACATCGGCGGCGCCGGCCGGAGACAGGAAGTCGGAGGGACGCTCGGTGCTGGAGAAGCTCAAGTCCACCATCCACCCGGGCCGCGCTGCCCAACCCACTGCAGCAGAGGTGgctgagagagag GCCCGGCTGTCGGAGGCGCGGGCCCAGTACCAGAACCTGACCAACATGGAGCTGATCtcgctgctgctgcagcaggaggtggaggtggagcggCAGCGGGAGGAGGCAGAGCTGCAGGGGGCGCTGTTGGAGAAGCGTGACGCCGAGCTGAAGAAGATGAAGGTGCAGGTGCGCGACCTGGAGGACTACATCGACAAGCTCCTTGTGCGCATCATGGAGCAGACCCCCACACTGCTGCAG AAAACACCAGTAAAGCCAAATTCTTAG